One segment of Drosophila mauritiana strain mau12 chromosome 3R, ASM438214v1, whole genome shotgun sequence DNA contains the following:
- the LOC117143121 gene encoding mitochondrial import inner membrane translocase subunit Tim16 produces MAKYIAQIIVLGAQAVGRAFTKALRQEIAASQEAARRAGGGKQGEKSAESNLRTGMTLEEAKQILNIDDPKNVDAIIKNYEHLFQVNERSKGGSFYIQSKVFRAKERLDHEIKAHEQPRSSNTEAAQETAEESQSRARQRR; encoded by the exons ATGGCCAAGTATATCGCCCAGATCATCGTGTTGGGCGCCCAGGCAGTGGGAAGAGCCTTCACCAAGGCGCTGCGCCAGGAGATCGCCGCATCCCAGGAAGCAGCACGACGGGCGGGTGGTGGCAAGCAGGGCGAAAAGAGCGCCGAGTCCAACCTGCGCACAG GCATGACGCTGGAGGAAGCCAAGCAGATCCTGAATATAGATGACCCCAAGAACGTGGACGCTATCATCAAGAACTACGAGCATCTGTTTCAAGTGAACGAACGCTCCAAAGGCGGCTCCTTCTATATCCAGTCAAAGGTTTTCCGGGCGAAAGAGCGGTTGGACCATGAAATTAAGGCCCATGAGCAGCCGAGGTCGTCGAATACGGAAGCAGCTCAAGAGACGGCGGAGGAGTCTCAGAGCAGAGCGCGGCAGCGGCGCTGA
- the LOC117143187 gene encoding E3 ubiquitin-protein ligase TRIM68, whose product MYDCCPVCLGRLRRQVKTPCKHTFCKNCLCNVYKHSPAKACPLCRAPLEYYISKRNSTIKLVFFS is encoded by the exons ATGTATGACTGCTGTCCTGTGTGTCTGGGCAGGCTTCGTCGGCAGGTGAAGACGCCATGCAAGCACACATTCTGCAAGAACTGTCTATGCAATGTCTACAAACACAGCCCCGCCAAAGCCTGTCCCCTCTGCCGGGCCCCATTGGAGTACTACATC AGCAAGAGGAACAGCACAATCAAACTGGTCTTCTTTTCATAG
- the LOC117144949 gene encoding LOW QUALITY PROTEIN: uncharacterized protein LOC117144949 (The sequence of the model RefSeq protein was modified relative to this genomic sequence to represent the inferred CDS: deleted 2 bases in 2 codons): protein MDLPADSEIMIKSLDWELRGLIQPSTTIEWRKVLVFFFFSAFHTQIFHTHIAILNARRYKEQGHDAE from the exons atgGAT TTGCCCGCAGACAGTGAAATTATGATTAAATCGCTTGACTGGGAGCTTCGGGGTCTT ATTCAGCCAAGTACAACAATCGAATGGAGAAAAGTCCTcgtctttttc tttttttccgcTTTCCACACTCAAATATTCCATACACATATTGCAATATTGAATGCTCGGCGCTACAAGGAGCAGGGGCATGACGCGGAATAA
- the LOC117143118 gene encoding F-box/LRR-repeat protein 7, with protein sequence MSHKTSNRRSSDLECPLASLGRNSNAVRDHYHHPHPLSSSPLDPQAYKMMSRKSPNPGLEVSEALASRSSTPPSDQAVASSTAAAVLHMVQQKAATFELRGRHSRPTDQQTNYGAHSTASVGRHAKKSPELPAPASRNVAPIPQPRNFLTLEHVLQFGTQRPSWMHGNSADTEDSSDNNAGGGGAGSGSGGAGGRRRAQGGRCSVPTVLSSNGSGGNGAQYLLDKKMESLYLGNALRALPLGAEASQFQNERYYLEDYSSGSGNERLPERLHHPRTSSPSETSGSDRYLLNRSSNSNHLHSKGQSLSDGLCNLGRFSPSLDQGYATLVSPSPTGHHSSGGAGNVTNSTTASGAGIMASSTPTTTPRRGASSNGLGGGAASGTAIGPPPWNRKGPFRCGPLFDRLPDEAVVRIFSWLDSCELCNVARVCRRFEHLAWRPILWKVISLRGEHLNGDKTLKMIFRQLCGQSCNGACPEVERVMLADGCRISDKGLQLLTRRCPELTHLQLQTCVDISNQALVEALTKCSNLQHLDVTGCSQVSSISPNPHMEPPRRLLLQYLDLTDCMAIDDMGLKIVVKNCPQLVYLYLRRCIQVTDAGLKFVPSFCVSLKELSVSDCLNITDFGLYELAKLGAALRYLSVAKCERVSDAGLKVIARRCYKLRYLNARGCEAVSDDSITVLARSCPRLRALDIGKCDVSDAGLRALAESCPNLKKLSLRSCDMITDRGVQCIAYYCRGLQQLNIQDCPVSIEGYRAVKKYCKRCIIEHTNPGFC encoded by the exons ATGTCGCACAAGACGAGCAACCGTCGCAGCAGCGACCTGGAGTGTCCACTTGCTTCATTGGGCCGCAACAGCAATGCGGTACGTGACCACTACCACCACCCGCATCCGCTGAGCTCCAGTCCGCTGGATCCACAAGCCTACAAGATGATGTCCCGCAAGTCACCCAATCCCGGCCTGGAGGTGTCTGAAGCGCTGGCCTCGCGCAGCTCTACGCCGCCCAGCGACCAGGCTGTGGCATCCTCGACGGCGGCAGCAGTGCTCCATATGGTGCAGCAAAAAGCGGCTACCTTCGAGCTGAGAGGCCGGCACTCGCGACCAACCGATCAGCAGACCAACTATGGAGCCCATTCCACGGCTTCGGTGGGTAGGCATGCGAAGAAGTCCCCAGAACTACCAGCTCCGGCGTCGAGGAACGTGGCTCCCATACCACAGCCGCGGAACTTCCTAACACTAGAACATGTCCTGCAATTTGGAACCCAGCGACCCAGTTGGATGCACGGCAACAGTGCGGACACGGAGGATTCGAGTGACAACAACGCGGGTGGCGGTGGAGCtggaagtggcagtggtggAGCTGGAGGACGAAGACGTGCCCAAGGTGGGCGCTGCAGTGTGCCCACAGTACTCAGCAGCAATGGCAGCGGCGGCAATGGAGCCCAGTACCTGCTGGACAAGAAGATGGAGTCACTGTATCTGGGCAACGCCCTGAGAGCCCTTCCCTTGGGCGCCGAGGCGAGTCAGTTCCAAAACGAACGCTACTACCTGGAGGATtacagcagcggcagcgggaACGAGCGACTGCCAG AACGCCTGCATCATCCGCGCACCTCCAGTCCTAGCGAAACGAGTGGATCGGATCGCTACCTGCTGAACCGCAGCTCCAACTCCAACCACCTGCACTCCAAGGGCCAGAGCCTGTCGGACGGACTGTGCAACCTGGGTCGCTTCTCGCCCAGCTTGGATCAGGGCTATGCCACGCTGGTCTCACCCTCTCCCACAGGTCACCATTCAAGTGGCGGAGCGGGCAATGTTACCAATTCCACCACGGCCAGTGGAGCGGGAATCATGGCTAGCAGTACGCCAACTACAACGCCGCGAAGAGGAGCCTCCAGCAATGGATtgggaggaggagcagcgtCTGGCACCGCCATTGGACCGCCGCCCTGGAACCGTAAAGGCCCCTTTCGCTGCGGTCCGCTCTTTGATCGTCTGCCCGACGAGGCCGTTGTACGGATCTTCTCATGGCTGGACAGCTGTGAACTGTGCAACGTGGCGCGAGTCTGCCGGAGATTCGAGCACCTCGCCTGGCGACCCATCCTTTGGAAGGTGATCTCGCTGCGGGGCGAGCACTTGAATGGCGACAAGACGCTGAAGATGATCTTCCGCCAGCTGTGCGGCCAAAGCTGCAATGGCGCCTGTCCGGAGGTGGAGCGCGTCATGCTCGCCGATGGCTGCCGCATCTCGGACAAGGGTCTACAGCTCCTCACGCGCCGCTGCCCCGAGTTGACTCACCTTCAGCTACAGACCTGCGTGGACATCTCCAATCAGGCGCTGGTCGAGGCGCTGACCAAGTGCAGTAACCTGCAGCATCTGGATGTGACGG GCTGCAGCCAGGTGAGCAGCATCAGTCCTAATCCCCACATGGAGCCGCCGCGTCGCCTGCTGCTTCAGTATCTGGACCTCACGGACTGCATGGCCATCGATGACATGGGTCTGAAGATCGTGGTCAAGAACTGCCCCCAGCTGGTTTACCTTTATCTGCGCCGCTGCATACAAGTCACAG ATGCGGGTCTGAAGTTTGTGCCCAGTTTTTGCGTCTCGCTGAAGGAGCTCAGTGTGTCCGACTGCCTGAACATCACGGATTTCGGATTGTATGAGTTGGCCAAGCTGGGAGCCGCACTGCGGTACCTTTCCGTGGCCAAATGCGAACGGGTCTCGGATGCGGGTCTAAAGGTGATTGCCAGGCGGTGCTATAAGCTGCGCTACCTGAACGCTCGAGGCTGTGAGGCCGTGAGCGATGACTCCATTACGGTCCTGGCGAGATCCTGTCCACGTCTGCGAGCCTTGGACATCGGGAAGTGCGATGTGAGCGATGCGGGTCTTCGAGCTCTGGCCGAGAGCTGTCCGAACCTGAAGAAGCTCAGCCTGCGCAGCTGCGACATGATCACGGACCGCGGGGTGCAGTGTATCGCGTATTATTGCCGTGGACTCCAGCAACTGAATATCCAGGACTGTCCGGTGTCCATCGAGGGCTACCGGGCGGTCAAGAAGTACTGCAAGCGCTGCATCATCGAACACACCAATCCGGGATTCTGTTGA
- the LOC117143122 gene encoding kappaPI-actitoxin-Avd3b produces the protein MDYVILVKRRCLQPLDVGKGKAYLRNWFYNSTSQRCQRFIFYGGASNGNNFHTQARCRKICLASVSLPINLNSTGA, from the coding sequence ATGGACTATGTGATTTTAGTCAAACGCAGATGCCTCCAGCCACTGGATGTGGGCAAAGGCAAGGCCTATCTGCGCAATTGGTTCTACAACTCCACGTCGCAGAGGTGCCAAAGGTTCATCTTCTATGGAGGTGCTAGCAATGGCAACAACTTCCATACCCAAGCTCGATGTCGCAAAATTTGCCTAGCCTCAGTTTCTCTGCCAATTAATTTGAACTCCACTGGCGCTTGA
- the LOC117143120 gene encoding uncharacterized protein LOC117143120, with protein sequence MTQEPNWKKDYDRLVREHLNDQNQAKSLQRQIRHFRSKRVRLQNEIEAESKSMDVWVKMMENLHRGVERFQHNHLLTPKKRKQLRRIMRKLPLSSLDEQVRLMEVSEQLVPKPCKETPKPPKGNERPFIKYSVPHQKKNCDPNNLSPVDKRLARIYANLKALLKIHEQTSSVIADIRSLMATIDYLERGNCTKIKITPAEGSRPSIKATIELDRLRRTKNGNHYTRESMDVRPPYILDHVPQLKPNIFDALGRKAKKSKPKH encoded by the coding sequence ATGACCCAGGAACCGAACTGGAAAAAGGACTACGACCGTCTGGTCCGCGAGCATTTGAATGATCAGAATCAGGCGAAGTCGCTACAACGACAAATACGGCACTTTCGGTCAAAGCGCGTACGACTCCAGAATGAAATCGAGGCGGAGAGCAAGAGCATGGACGTTTGGGTAAAGATGATGGAGAACTTGCACCGCGGAGTGGAGCGCTTTCAGCACAACCACCTGCTCACGCCCAAAAAGCGCAAGCAGCTGCGCCGCATAATGCGAAAGCTGCCCTTGAGCAGTTTGGATGAGCAGGTGCGACTGATGGAGGTGTCGGAGCAGTTGGTGCCCAAGCCGTGCAAGGAGACTCCTAAACCACCGAAGGGCAACGAACGCCCGTTCATCAAGTACTCAGTTCCGCATCAGAAAAAGAATTGCGATCCCAATAATCTATCCCCCGTGGACAAACGGCTGGCCAGAATATATGCCAATCTGAAGGCTCTGCTAAAAATCCACGAGCAGACCTCGTCCGTCATCGCTGATATACGTTCCCTGATGGCCACTATTGACTATTTGGAGCGCGGAAACTGCACCAAGATTAAGATCACTCCAGCGGAGGGTTCCAGGCCGTCAATAAAGGCCACCATCGAATTGGATCGGCTGCGCAGGACCAAGAACGGCAACCACTACACTCGGGAAAGTATGGACGTACGTCCTCCGTACATCCTTGACCATGTGCCGCAATTGAAACCAAACATTTTCGACGCTCTGGGAAGAAAGGCGAAAAAGTCAAAACCTAAGCACTGA